Proteins encoded together in one Impatiens glandulifera chromosome 1, dImpGla2.1, whole genome shotgun sequence window:
- the LOC124932561 gene encoding uncharacterized protein LOC124932561 — protein MAAAAAFAKGLLSRFPATAPLYRRRRRPSSSWFQFSISSSLFPIHRFNNNNVSAHLSTQVSIPIDDDDDNDETSPTPDTTSQLEMIRFSLFSNHRFNNNNNVFAHLSTLVSIPKNVDKTSPAPDRTKQRRKPMCLYHTQGKCTMMDDPLHIEKFDHNCSWKVKLVEDEMKNIRSQQLDYFLVLNFEGKDEMLGFPVLMIDAKTLEVVDLFHRFVRPLAMTEESIKDCSIEGKYGAKVGGVHGVWHKTAIPFKEVIEQFEVWMVQHGLWKREIGGCLERAAFVTCGNWNLNTKIPQQCKVSGMNLPEYFTEWINLKVIFLYFHKIDGISGNITLDQMMKKLRLPMLGSYFLGIDNTKNIVTVLQRMILNGARIQITARRKSDQLQRVEYPHPSTQVSIPIDDETSPTPYYLKWRPMCLYHTQGKCSLIDDPLHIKKFDDHKRSWKLEQVKVEAELKNIRSQQFDYFLVLDFEGKHEIHEFPVMMIDAKTLEIVDLYHRFVRPLAMTEESIKDCSIEGKYGAKVGGVHGVWHKTAIPFKEVIEQFEVWMVQHGLWKREIGGCLERAAFVTCGNWDLKTKVPQQCKVLEMKLPEYFMEWINLKDVFLNFYKRRAPGMVTMMKELELPLMGSHHLGIDDTKNIAKVLQHMLIDGALIQITARRNSDDLDNVEFLFKNRIR, from the exons AtggcagcagcagcagcattTGCCAAGGGTTTACTTTCTAGGTTTCCGGCGACGGCGCCGTTGTataggcggcggcggcggccaTCATCATCATGGTTTCAATTCTCTATATCATCCTCTCTATTTCCAATTCAtagattcaataataataatgtctcTGCACACCTGTCAACCCAAGTTTCAATCCctatagatgatgatgatgataatgatgagaCATCTCCAACTCCTGATACAACAAGTCAACTCGAAATGATTCGtttctctctattttcaaatcatagattcaataataataataatgtctttGCACATCTGTCAACCCTAGTTTCAATCCCTAAAAATGTTGACAAGACATCTCCAGCTCCTGATAGAACTAAACAACGACGGAAACCAATGTGCTTATATCACACACAAGGGAAATGCACAATG ATGGATGATCCACTTCACATAGAGAAATTCGATCACAATTGTTCTTGGAAAGTTAAACTAGTGGAGGATGAGATGAAGAACATACGCAGTCAGCAGTTAGATTACTTTCTTGTGCTTAATTTCGAAGGAAAGGATGAGATGCTTGGGTTTCCTGTGCTGATGATTGATGCCAAAACATTGGAAGTTGTCGATTTGTTCCAcag ATTTGTTAGACCTTTAGCAATGACTGAAGAAAGTATAAAGGATTGCAGCATCGAGGGGAAGTATGGAGCAAAAGTAGGAGGAGTTCAtgg TGTGTGGCATAAAACAGCAATCCCATTTAAGGAAGTAATTGAACAGTTTGAAGTTTGGATGGTCCAACATGGTCTGTGGAAAAGGGAGATTGGAGGCTGTCTTGAAAGAGCAGCATTTGTGACTTG CGGGAATTGGAATCTGAATACAAAAATTCCTCAACAATGCAAAGTGTCGGGGATGAATCTTCCGGAATATTTCACGGAGTGGATAAACTTGAAAGTTATCTTTCTCTACTTCCATAAAATCGATGGCATTAGT GGGAATATTACTCTGGACCAAATGATGAAGAAACTCAGGCTACCAATGCTGGGAAGTTACTTTCTTGGAATAGATAACACTAAAAATATAGTTACAGTGCTACAACGGATGATCCTAAATGGAGCTCGAATACAAATTACTGCAAGGAGAAAATCAGACCAACTTCAAAGGGTTGAGTACCCTCATCCGTCAACCCAAGTTTCAATCCCTATAGATGATGAGACATCTCCAACTCCTTATTATCTTAAATGGAGGCCCATGTGCTTATATCACACACAAGGGAAATGCTCTTTG ATTGATGATCCACTCCACATAAAGAAGTTTGATGATCACAAACGTTCTTGGAAACTTGAACAAGTGAAGGTGGAGGCTGAGCTGAAGAACATACGCAGTCAGCAGTTTGATTACTTTCTTGTGCTTGATTTTGAAGGAAAGCATGAGATTCATGAGTTTCCTGTGATGATGATTGATGCCAAAACATTGGAAATTGTCGATTTGTACCACAG ATTTGTTAGACCTTTAGCAATGACTGAAGAAAGTATAAAGGATTGCAGCATCGAGGGGAAGTATGGAGCAAAAGTAGGAGGAGTTCATGG TGTGTGGCATAAAACAGCAATCCCATTTAAGGAAGTAATTGAACAGTTTGAAGTTTGGATGGTCCAACATGGTCTGTGGAAAAGGGAGATTGGAGGCTGTCTTGAAAGAGCAGCATTTGTGACTTG CGGGAATTGGGATCTGAAGACAAAAGTTCCTCAACAATGCAAAGTATTGGAGATGAAGCTTCCAGAATATTTCATGGAGTGGATAAACTTGAAAGACGTCTTTCTCAACTTCTATAAACGCAGA GCTCCTGGAATGGTCACAATGATGAAGGAACTCGAGTTACCATTGATGGGAAGTCATCATCTTGGAATAGATGACACTAAAAATATAGCGAAAGTGCTACAACACATGCTCATAGATGGAGCTCTAATACAGATTACCGCAAGGAGAAATTCAGACGATCTTGACAACGTTGAGTTCCTTTTCAAGAACCGCATCAGGTAG
- the LOC124921923 gene encoding uncharacterized protein LOC124921923 produces MRLSQSASVSRRRKNQSVASGVRTRKKHKRLDAICDHLYKRNHDQVESEIGDSRVASGSGDHESELRRGTRVRRPPTVLDASPSPAKKRRKTDKGRVVGIDNEFPCSDSNGADEESDKWRSRLRSRDRNALVGSRGKGGYPPTGKRKLFVDLNVSAQEDQSEDNPLEGEEQETVKSTVVKSKRPGRIKASNVLRPDIELHFGKDGQGENEPEPLEVSDDGDDDNAATDDNDNAATDDDDDDDDDATTDDAAADDDQLHLNGATTSFGDAEERKAQSSVRDEDSIAINDVEPEEQDKQVEENKYFTVPENVLTEEQFKQAELENAFLPNDNAESVKQDKQTTPSPLSLEEHKQDNAEVGIPANSARDGGDHHQHLKDETTAEVDTGNIGKPRIKEGRKCGLCGTGTDGKPPKKSLGDGAGSDHDVYSGSSVSEEPNYDMWDGFGHEPGWLGPLLGPINDRFGIAGIWVHQNCAVWSPEVYFAGLGRLKNVRVALCRGRALKCNRCGRRGATIGCRVDRCPKTYHLPCARANGCIFDHRKFLIACTDHRHLFQPHGIQYSQRIKKLKAKKVRFDMRKISNEASRKDNGAEEKWLENCGEDEEFLKRESKRLSRDLLRIAPVYIGGPNAENATQFQGWESVAGLQNVTQCMKEVVILPLLYPEFFSNMGLTPPRGVLLHGYPGTGKTLAVRALIGSCARGDRRIAYFARKGADCLGKYVGDAERQLRLLFQVAEKSQPSIIFFDEIDGLAPCRTRRQDQTHNSVVSTLLSLMDGLKSRGSVIVIGATNRPDAIDSALRRPGRFDREIYFPLPSAEDRAAILSVHTKKWPMPVSGSLLHWVAGKTIGFAGADLQALCTQAAIVALKRSCPLQELFCAAEQKVPNGERPPLPSFIVEERDWLEALSCAPPPCSRRGTGMAANDVVSSPLPMYLFPCLMSPLCRLFTFLCLEEHLWLPPPLYKATRELKTIIVSALQKKKMPSDKWWCLVDDMILDGDIAREVVLKFSQIGILWGLASDCNAYGLLALADEDHKELETSKAFIPVVENSLLRNISSASHKRTSFRILISGNPGSGQRHLASCILHCFVGNIELQKIDLATISEEGDMTQGITKILMKCASVRSSVLFMPRIDLWSTESCDVTEGNQINPSVLGPKGKNKESCSISCEDKGSISFQDKSCELPKVQELQNQQRSSCIWKLFVEHVESICVSTSLMILATSEVPLTALPLEVRQFFKSCDAGRSPSALPKETVPRFSLELDKDFNHDLAIESSARVLSKSLVQELIQLSHQRRHDLENSYTEAKYRDNTTTNALASGKASESAKAQEFPDAEMKVSSSPPDNRNLKGKQNLFLAISTFGYQILRYPHFAELCWVTSKLKEGPCADVNGPWKGWPFNSCLVLPDNLSENVTLSSGTNNAKSKEKYKLVRGLVAVALSAYRGQYTSLREVSLEVRKVLELLAGEINGKINAGKDMYHFSCLLSQMAYFEDNVNSWTYTLQSLEVDMKAAPGTSKSVSSNCKGQEDNPLEDDICVPDVSVKRSFLEPEVQDKSCQKFASADIGDNDVNMEIHDGVVAEVPSAQAVHNPSSEPDLMLKEKERMNPEVCITEITGDSGLNGDLNPQGGCSNGCAENITIVQGGGDGPSSSSDKRSVDVEMDNDDGVLPMVESVVCSYRCCAACVKSLQSAIQKMLVHEWGLKEEGSSWTVEDLHRMVQMMSMRFDTSLRKLDASQRSKKKLTTTSIDELLEHPVDKKGKCDTSVEKLIIVASECSSCHSRSKKKKKKNSTTNELDLRFICKDGVVAPQTVDDNENDDDDDDGCSNHCKFDSLCLCGLIEWVVKM; encoded by the exons ATGCGATTGTCTCAATCTGCctcggtttcgagaagaaggaaGAATCAATCAGTTGCAAGTGGTGTAAGAACTCGTAAGAAGCATAAAAGACTTGATGCTATATGTGATCATTTGTATAAACGAAATCACGATCAGGTAGAAAGTGAAATAGGTGATTCTAGAGTTGCAAGTGGTTCGGGAGATCATGAATCTGAGCTTCGTAGGGGTACTAGGGTTAGGCGTCCACCTACTGTGCTTGATGCATCGCCCTCGCCTGCGAAGAAACGGAGGAAGACTGATAAAGGGAGAGTAGTAGGGATTGACAATGAGTTTCCTTGCTCTGATTCTAATGGTGCGGATGAAGAATCTGATAAATGGAGATCTAGGTTGAGATCTAGGGATAGAAATGCATTAGTTGGATCTAGAGGTAAGGGAGGTTATCCGCCAACGGGTAAAAGGAAACTGTTTGTGGACCTTAATGTGTCTGCTCAAGAAGATCAATCCGAAGATAATCCACTGGAAGGTGAGGAACAAGAAACTGTTAAGTCAACAGTTGTCAAGTCGAAAAGACCGGGTAGAATTAAGGCCTCCAATGTTTTGAGGCCGGATATTGAATTGCATTTCGGAAAAGATGGACAAGGTGAGAACGAACCTGAACCTTTAGAAGTCAGtgatgatggtgatgatgatAATGCTGCTACTGATGACAATGATAATGCTGCtactgatgatgatgatgatgacgatgatgatgcTACTACTGATGATGCTGCTGCTGATGATGATCAATTGCACTTGAATGGCGCAACTACATCTTTTGGTGATGCAGAGGAGAGAAAAGCTCAATCAAGTGTCCGGGATGAAGATTCTATTGCTATTAATGATGTAGAGCCAGAGGAGCAGGACAAACAAGttgaagaaaacaaatatttcacTGTTCCTGAAAATGTTCTGACAGAAGAGCAGTTCAAGCAGGCGGAACTAGAAAATGCTTTCCTTCCCAATGACAATGCAGAGTCAGTAAAACAGGATAAGCAGACAACTCCAAGCCCACTTTCCCTTGAAGAACACAAACAGGATAATGCTGAAGTTGGAATTCCTGCTAACTCTGCCAGAGATGGAGGGGACCATCATCAACACTTGAAGGATGAGACTACTGCAGAAGTTGACACTGGGAATATTGGTAAGCCGCGGATAAAAGAAGGAAGAAAATGTGGTTTGTGTGGAACAGGGACTGATGGGAAACCTCCCAAGAAATCACTGGGGGATGGGGCTGGAAGTGACCATGATGTGTATAGTGGCTCTTCAGTATCCGAGGAGCCCAACTATGACATGTGGGATGGTTTTGGACATGAACCTGGATGGCTTGGACCCCTTCTGGGTCCCATAAATGATCGCTTTGGTATTGCTGGAATATGGGTACACCAAAATTGTGCCGTTTGGAGTCCAGAG GTTTATTTTGCTGGTTTGGGACGGCTTAAAAATGTAAGGGTCGCACTATGCAGAGGAAGGGCATTAAAATGTAATCGATGTGGAAGACGTGGGGCAACCATCGGATGCCGCGTTGATCGTTGTCCAAAAACTTACCACCTG CCATGTGCACGAGCCAATGGCTGTATCTTTGATCATCGAAAATTTCTTATAGCCTGCACCGATCATCGTCATCTCTTCCAACCTCATGGAATTCAGTATTCGCAACGGATTAAAAAATTGAAGGCCAAAAAAGTTAGGTTTGACATGAGAAAGATTTCAAATGAGGCCTCACGGAAGGATAATGGAGCAGAAGAAAAATGGCTGGAAAATTGTGGAGAGGATGAAGAATTTTTGAAACGTGAGAGCAAACGACTCAGTAGAGATCTGTTGAGAATTGCTCCAGTATATATTGGAGGTCCGAACGCCGAAAATGCCACTCAGTTTCAGGGTTGGGAATCGGTGGCTGGGCTGCAGAATGTTACCCAATGCATGAAAGAGGTGGTTATTCTACCATTACTGTATCCAGAGTTCTTCAGCAATATGGGGCTTACACCACCTAGAGGAGTTCTTCTGCATGGTTACCCTGGAACTGGTAAAACACTGGCTGTGCGTGCCTTAATAGGTTCTTGTGCTAGGGGGGATAGGCGTATTGCCTATTTTGCTCGCAAAGGTGCAGATTGTTTAGGGAAATATGTTGGGGATGCTGAGCGGCAATTGAGACTTCTGTTTCAGGTAGCTGAGAAATCCCAACCATCTATAATTTTCTTTGATGAGATTGATGGTTTGGCTCCTtgtcgaactaggcgacaagaTCAAACTCACAATTCTGTAGTTTCTACATTGCTTTCTCTAATGGATGGTCTGAAATCTCGAGGTTCCGTTATAGTCATAGGTGCAACAAACCGGCCTGATGCAATTGACTCTGCTTTAAGACGACCGGGCAGGTTTGATAGAGAAATTTATTTTCCCCTACCTTCTGCTGAAGATAGGGCAGCTATTCTCTCCGTTCATACAAAAAAATGGCCCATGCCAGTTTCTGGATCATTACTCCATTGGGTTGCTGGGAAAACTATAGGTTTTGCCGGTGCTGACTTGCAGGCTCTTTGTACTCAAGCAGCCATTGTTGCCTTGAAAAGGAGCTGCCCCTTGCAAGAGTTATTTTGTGCAGCTGAACAGAAAGTACCAAATGGTGAACGGCCTCCTCTTCCTTCCTTTATTGTGGAAGAAAGGGATTGGTTAGAAGCTCTTTCATGTGCACCGCCCCCATGCTCTCGCCGAGGAACGGGAATGGCTGCAAATGATGTCGTATCATCCCCTCTTCCTATGTACCTTTTTCCTTGCCTTATGTCGCCATTGTGCAGATTGTTCACATTCCTTTGTCTTGAAGAACATCTCTGGTTGCCACCCCCTCTTTATAAGGCTACCAGAGAACTAAAAACTATCATTGTTTCTGCTTTGCAAAAGAAGAAAATGCCGAGTGATAAGTGGTGGTGCCTTGTTGATGACATGATTCTAGATGGAGATATTGCAAGAGAAGTTGTACTTAAATTTTCACAGATTGGCATATTATGGGGACTAGCCAGTGATTGCAATGCATATGGTTTACTCGCACTTGCAGATGAGGACCATAAAGAGCTTGAAACTTCAAAGGCATTCATTCCAGTTGTTGAGAATAGTTTGCTGAGAAATATATCTAGTGCATCACATAAGAGAACAAGTTTTCGTATATTAATTTCTGGAAACCCTGGATCTGGGCAAAGGCATCTTGCTTCTTGCATTCTTCATTGTTTTGTGGGAAATATTGAACTTCAAAAGATTGATTTAGCTACAATTTCAGAAGAAGGAGATATGACACAAGGCATAACAAAGATATTGA TGAAATGCGCTAGTGTACGCTCTTCTGTGTTATTCATGCCAAGAATTGATTTGTGGTCTACTGAGAGTTGTGATGTAACTGAGGGAAATCAGATCAATCCTTCTGTTCTAGGCCCCAAGGGAAAGAACAAAGAATCTTGTTCGATATCTTGTGAAGATAAAGGAAGTATTTCATTCCAAGACAAGTCATGTGAACTTCCGAAGGTTCAAGAATTGCAGAATCAACAAAGAAGCTCTTGTATTTGGAAGTTGTTTGTGGAGCATGTGGAGTCCATATGCGTCTCCACATCCTTGATGATTCTG GCTACCTCTGAAGTACCTCTTACAGCCCTTCCACTTGAGGTCAGACAGTTCTTTAAGAGTTGTGATGCAGGCAGAAGTCCTTCGGCTCTACCAAAGGAGACAGTGCCTCGATTTTCTCTTGAGCTTGATAAGGATTTCAACCATGATCTAGCAATTGAGTCATCAGCAAGAGTATTGTCAAAGAGTTTAGTACAAGAGCTCATTCAGCTGAGCCATCAACGAAGACATGACCTGGAAAATTCATACACTGAAGCCAAATATCGTGATAACACCACCACAAATGCTCTAGCTTCAGGGAAAGCAAGTGAAAGTGCAAAAGCACAAGAGTTTCCTGATGCTGAAATGAAGGTTTCATCATCTCCGCCAGACAACAGAAATCTAAAAGGGAAACAAAACCTGTTTCTGGCTATATCTACTTTTGGCTATCAAATTCTGCGATATCCTCATTTTGCAGAGCTATGCTGGGTGACATCCAAGTTAAAAGAAGGTCCATGTGCTGATGTAAATGGACCTTGGAAAGGATGGCCGTTCAATTCATGTTTGGTTCTTCCTGATAATTTGTCGGAGAATGTAACTCTTTCCAGTGGAACCAACAATGCTAAAAGCAAAGAAAAGTACAAGTTGGTGAGAGGCCTAGTGGCCGTTGCTTTATCAGCATATAGGGGCCAATACACTTCGCTTAGAGAAGTTTCCCTTGAGGTCCGGAAGGTCTTGGAACTCCTAGCCGGAGAGATCAATGGGAAAATCAATGCTGGGAAAGATATGTACCATTTCAGTTGTCTTTTATCACAAATGGCATATTTTGAGGACAATGTTAATAGCTGGACATATACATTGCAgag TTTAGAAGTAGACATGAAAGCAGCACCAGGAACTTCAAAGTCAGTTAGTAGTAATTGTAAGGGGCAAGAGGATAATCCTCTTGAAGATGATATCTGTGTTCCAGATGTTTCAGTGAAAAGAAGCTTCCTCGAGCCCGAGGTGCAGGataaaagttgtcagaaatttGCCTCTGCAGATATTGGAGATAATGATGTGAACATGGAGATTCATGATGGTGTTGTGGCTGAAGTTCCATCAGCTCAAGCGGTGCACAACCCTTCTTCTGAACCTGATTTAATGttgaaagagaaagagaggatGAATCCTGAGGTGTGTATAACAGAAATTACAGGGGATTCTGGTTTGAACGGAGACTTGAATCCACAGGGGGGATGTTCTAATGGATGTGCTGAAAATATCACCATTGTTCAAGGTGGTGGTGATGGTCCCAGTTCCAGTTCGGATAAAAGATCCGTTGACGTGGAAATGGATAATGATGATGGTGTTCTTCCTATGGTTGAAAGCGTTGTGTGCTCTTACCGCTGTTGTGCTGCTTGTGTGAAAAGTCTGCAATCTGCAATACAAAAAATGCTTGTTCATGAATGGGGGTTAAAAGAAGAAGGTAGTAGCTGGACGGTTGAGGATTTACACAGAATGGTCCAAATGATGTCCATGCGTTTTGACACATCTCTGAGGAAATTAGATGCCAGCCAAAGATCAAAAAAGAAACTTACTACTACAAGTATTGATGAGTTATTAGAACATCCGGTGGACAAAAAAGGAAAGTGTGATACCTCTGTAGAGAAACTAATTATTGTTGCAAGCGAGTGCAGCAGCTGTCATTCAAgaagcaagaagaagaaaaagaagaattcAACAACAAATGAATTGGATTTGAGATTCATATGCAAAGATGGTGTTGTGGCTCCTCAAACGGTGGATGATAATgagaatgatgatgatgatgatgatggttgtTCGAATCACTGTAAATTTGATAGTCTATGCCTATGTGGTCTTATAGAGTGGGTAGTTAAAATGTAA
- the LOC124916276 gene encoding YTH domain-containing protein 1-like, whose translation METMADSDNNISNRRRRRSNSKCAKLFFCFNSCFFSSSSSSSSSMKISRSILSPARHKDHPFSLSSSLTRRLTSNGSIKGAQSPFYPTATAAAATSKKRGGATLDNPEPSSPKVTCIGQVRVKSKKKKHGRKLRTPSRRRSGGADGSFRRSDNWGSADLNCKQASFTENRHRTQRWVHLPLTICQGLKGSCCFSSSSSRERESKREKSMRSDLEVEEQEEIEIGREKFDQDVEEVVQEEEDDEEGEGRLSFSVPPKNALLLMRCRSDPMRVAALSRRLLESPLLPDGMNLEGGEEESDPVDDVGGGGGEGEINEESEAVTMVEDEEKQRETEQFDEDDSIMDGQKEEEHQEEEVDSEKISSTMAEDEDEEEEEKEVYADSSLSAAAAVASEEEEARESASSVRSDSESNEDLEKESTKEIETVKVKATGERIVGSEDEEEEKETLDRENETGDGAMSVLPDCLLLMMREPKVSMEVSKETWVCSTDFKRILPERRRPATNKTLPAGDEDPTTKNTKRVDGALSLSSSSSSRAPKPAAVKQRQQTQQQQAGRSSCSLPGPISTAEKLPRCKSEPRTAAAKLMAAAPSSETCMWKSRKVEQLRRSTAEVVGPAAGVGF comes from the coding sequence ATGGAAACAATGGCAGATTcagataataatattagtaatagaagaagaagaagaagtaataGTAAGTGCGCAAAGCTTTTCTTCTGTTTCAACtcttgtttcttctcttcttcttcatcttcttcatcatcaatgAAGATCTCCAGATCCATTCTCAGTCCCGCCCGTCACAAAGACCATCccttctctctttcttcttccctcaCCCGCCGTCTTACTTCCAACGGTAGTATCAAGGGAGCCCAATCTCCCTTCTACCCCACCGCCACCGCCGCCGCAGCCACTTCCAAGAAGCGCGGTGGAGCTACTTTGGATAACCCAGAACCATCTTCCCCTAAAGTTACTTGTATTGGTCAAGTTCGTGTTAAATCTAAGAAGAAGAAGCATGGTCGTAAGCTACGAACTCCTTCCCGCCGCAGAAGCGGCGGGGCAGATGGAAGCTTTCGACGGAGTGATAACTGGGGTTCGGCTGATTTGAATTGTAAACAGGCTAGTTTTACGGAGAATAGGCATCGGACTCAGAGATGGGTTCATCTTCCGTTGACTATTTGTCAGGGTTTGAAGGGTTCttgttgtttttcttcttcttcgtcgaGGGAAAGAGAGAGTAAGAGGGAGAAGAGTATGAGAAGCGATTTGGAAGTGGAGGAGCAGGAGGAGATTGAGATTGGTAGGGAGAAATTTGATCAAGATGTGGAGGAGGTagttcaagaagaagaagatgatgaagaaggaGAAGGGAGATTGAGTTTTTCTGTCCCGCCGAAGAACGCTCTTTTATTAATGAGGTGCAGATCTGATCCGATGAGAGTGGCAGCTCTCTCCCGTCGATTGTTGGAATCTCCTCTCCTCCCAGATGGTATGAATTTGGAAGGTGGGGAAGAAGAGTCTGATCCTGTAGATGAtgttggaggaggaggaggagaaggagaaatCAATGAAGAATCAGAAGCAGTAACAATGGTGGAAGATGAGGAAAAACAGAGAGAGACAGAGCAATTTGATGAAGATGACTCGATAATGGATGGACAAAAGGAAGAAGAacatcaagaagaagaagtagatAGCGAGAAGATAAGTTCAACAATGgcggaagatgaagatgaagaagaagaagagaaggaagtTTATGCAGATTCATCATtgtctgctgctgctgctgttgcATCAGAAGAAGAAGAGGCGCGTGAATCGGCGTCGTCCGTGCGTTCAGATTCAGAAAGTAATGAAGATTTAGAAAAGGAGTCAACGAAAGAGATTGAAACTGTAAAAGTGAAAGCGACAGGTGAAAGAATAGTAGGGtcagaagatgaagaagaagaaaaagaaacttTAGATCGTGAAAACGAGACCGGCGACGGAGCAATGTCGGTTCTACCGGATTGTTTATTACTAATGATGAGAGAGCCAAAGGTATCAATGGAAGTATCAAAAGAGACATGGGTATGCAGCACTGATTTCAAGCGAATTCTACCGGAGAGACGTCGTCCGGCGACCAACAAAACCCTACCCGCCGGCGATGAGGACCCGACGACAAAGAATACTAAGAGGGTTGACGGTGCCTTAAGTCTCTCGTCGTCTTCGTCGTCGCGAGCACCAAAGCCGGCGGCGGTGAAGCAACGGCAACAAACGCAGCAGCAGCAGGCAGGACGATCATCGTGTTCTCTCCCGGGGCCGATATCAACGGCGGAGAAGTTGCCACGGTGTAAGTCGGAGCCGAGGACGGCGGCGGCTAAGTTGATGGCGGCGGCGCCGTCGTCGGAGACATGTATGTGGAAGAGTAGAAAAGTGGAGCAGTTGCGGCGGAGTACGGCGGAAGTGGTCGGTCCGGCGGCGGGTGTTGGGTTCTAA
- the LOC124920201 gene encoding 30S ribosomal protein S20, chloroplastic, with protein sequence MAAAAAVMSCGALSSSFRTLAIVHTSNARTKDASFRSLSFSASTSHNLFSAGLVQMKPVVRPTQRSIVCEVAKSKADSAAKRARQAEKRRIYNKSRKSEVKTRMKTALEALDSLKKKAEAASEELVPIERLIGEAYSIIDKAIKVGTLHRNTGARRKSRLARRKKMVEIHHGWYTPPPPSITTTDSEAIIA encoded by the exons ATGGCGGCGGCGGCAGCTGTAATGAGTTGCGGAGCTCTATCGTCCTCCTTTAGAACCCTAGCTATTGTTCATACTTCAAATGCACGGACGAAAGATGCTTCGTTTAGGTCACTAAGCTTTTCTGCTTCTACCTCACACAATTTGTTCTCAGCAG gGCTAGTACAGATGAAACCAGTAGTGAGGCCAACTCAGCGTTCAATTGTATGTGAGGTCGCAAAATCGAAGGCTGATTCCGCTGCGAAGCGAGCTAGACAAGCGGAGAAGAGGCGGATTTATAACAAATCTCGTAAATCTGAGGTCAAGACCAGAATGAAGACG GCGTTGGAAGCCTTAGATTCACTTAAGAAGAAGGCAGAGGCTGCATCGGAGGAATTGGTTCCGATTGAACGGTTAATTGGTGAGGCATATTCTATTATTGATAAGGCAATTAAGGTTGGGACATTGCATAGGAATACTGGTGCAAGGCGTAAATCTCGACTTGCAAGGAGAAAGAAGATGGTTGAGATTCACCATGGCTGGTATACTCCACCTCCTCCTTCTATTACTACCACTGATTCAGAAGCCATCATTGCCTAG